A genomic window from Plasmodium reichenowi strain SY57 chromosome 6, whole genome shotgun sequence includes:
- a CDS encoding hypothetical protein (conserved Plasmodium protein, unknown function), with product MIPSPVSKKIRSRLNLSIHKKPHFLFRENLLLDKKEKWQPKLKKGHPEFEKQFDILNRQVTGFRKYKAPPTRREEIKKEYDITNFHEVKSKFRFEIEGFFEDGGNVFCEELYRTVKRLYIVGWIKCRKRFATGHFQGDSYTISYMRHWFDMYSSDRNKIEKLNIFDENHGISHFDYYNITIVRDYRTPGKKKMHLIQGQDFLKTKALFN from the exons ATGATCCCTTCACCAGTTTCCAAGAAGATAAGAAGTAGATTGAACTTGTCAATCCACAAGAAAcctcattttttatttcgtgaaaatttgttattagataaaaaagaaaaatggCAACCCAAATTAAAGAAGGGTCATCCTGAGTTTGAAAAACaatttgatatattaaatcGACAG GTAACAGGGTTTCGTAAGTATAAAGCGCCACCTACCAGACGagaagaaattaaaaaagaatatgaTATAACAAACTTCCACGAAGTTAAATCAAAGTTTAGGTTTGAAATTGAAGGATTTTTTGAAg ATGGAGGTAATGTGTTTTGTGAAGAATTATATCGAACCGTGAAGCGCTTGTATATAGTTGGATGGATAAAGTGTAGAAAGCGTTTTGCTACAGGACAc TTTCAAGGGGACTCTTATACCATTTCTTATATGAGGCATTGGTTTGATATGTATTCATCAGACCGaaataaaattgaaaaattaaacatTTTTGATGAAAACCATGGAATATCCCATTTTGATTATta CAATATAACAATAGTAAGAGATTACAGAACGCCaggaaagaaaaaaatgcaTTTAATTCAG gGTCAAGACTTTCTGAAAACAAAGGCgttatttaattaa
- a CDS encoding 50S ribosomal protein L24, putative, which translates to MFWSSFIGKINKLPVLSQLNNSFLKHVSIRNHKIIKPRNIIKMWKIRKGDEVKVISGKDKGKIGEVLSCDKFRNMVKVKGCNMRKLFVDNKFVYIEKKIHYSNVQLIDNFLKTNTKVALRYTDDNQVIRISKKSGTVIPWPSEKTKEEDYDQIEENPLDTLPQEALKKTYDYKTDVKFMNILRQTVNKYNRELS; encoded by the coding sequence ATGTTTTGGTCTTCATTTATAggaaaaattaataaacTGCCAGTTTTGAGCCAgttaaataattcttttttgaAACATGTGAGCATCAGAAatcataaaattattaaaccaagaaatattattaagatGTGGAAAATAAGGAAAGGAGATGAAGTGAAAGTCATATCTGGAAAAgataaaggaaaaatagGAGAAGTATTAAGTTGTGACAAATTTAGGAATATGGTAAAAGTCAAAGGATGTAATATGAGGAAACTTTTTGTTGATAATAAATTCGtttatattgaaaaaaaaatacattattCAAATGTTCAATTAATAGAtaactttttaaaaacaaatacaAAGGTAGCCTTAAGATATACAGATGATAATCAAGTTATTAgaatatcaaaaaaatcAGGAACTGTTATACCATGGCCTAGtgaaaaaacaaaagaagAAGATTATGATCAAATTGAAGAAAACCCCTTAGATACTTTGCCTCAGGAAgctttaaaaaaaacatatgattataaaaCGGATGTCAAGTTTATGAACATTTTAAGACAAACGgtgaataaatataataggGAATTATCTTAG
- a CDS encoding RNA-binding protein, putative, with amino-acid sequence MIKQQKRSYALVDNEVGNSNISDEENIIKRQRNESRSSTRSYMDEDGKSNCATSTEMRIPYCLLLPNRAIGYVIGKSGNNVREIEKACGAVIKCQKEFDVSVYPPPSEKILTIFGKKENKKKALELVLGKSKSVMDFQEEDGKESIVIIVPTRSIPIIIGQKGSKISSLSERSSCEINVHKDDVPGIKDKAIFIKSKKISKIIDCIGIIYDLLEDVVENGILTISEFPGVPKNDINNNNDDIIDNDNINDNDEHNNFDDHISDYNINNNIITNNIPTNMNNNNMMNINNINNINNNNNRMHPNNSINYRNMNNHNNNNNPHYQHNYNNSNMNNPNNNSKYMNMKKNDNYMDDNMSIDDNDNYSVPKEKNLLLHKYGKEVSPCVVRFVLDVETTAWIIGKAGCHIKEIRSVTGAGAVIVDAPDNIENVKTCDRILTLSGSAENKFNALKLIVRQMEEREKNINNPMRMLVPGKAASFLIGRKGSIIKYITEQSGSQIQVAKNKESENEKLVLITGSPEAKILASVLVLQKLEEYENPAIAREGLVIPLNDIYYNKNNNNNNNNNNKYSNHMKKSGNHKMMHNNKNSIHNNNSNNSDDHFMPSNSLPNHHFHNNDNHMNSNNYAYDNHIPNKINTHHNNNNNNNNDMKTPVENMFLEQIYKSFPYSSLPKIISVKQPYTIELNMPDVYLETFDSQNKNGKSLIDEIVEKSGCNISICTDSNDSSSYTFNVSITGSPLANSLAILMIQSKIFKFDWF; translated from the coding sequence ATGATAAAACAACAAAAAAGATCATATGCACTTGTTGATAATGAGGTTGgtaatagtaatattaGTGATgaggaaaatataataaaaaggcAAAGAAATGAAAGTAGGAGTAGTACTAGGTCATATATGGATGAGGATGGGAAAAGTAATTGTGCAACTAGTACTGAGATGCGTATTCCatattgtttattattaccaaATAGAGCTATAGGATATGTTATTGGGAAATCAGGTAATAATGTACGTGAAATAGAAAAGGCGTGTGGTGCTGTTATAAAATGTCAAAAAGAATTTGATGTATCTGTATATCCTCCACCGTCTGAAAAAATTTTAACAATATTtggaaaaaaagaaaataaaaaaaaagcatTAGAATTAGTTCTAGGAAAATCGAAAAGTGTTATGGATTTTCAAGAAGAAGATGGTAAAGAATCTATAGTCATAATTGTTCCTACACGATCTATTCCAATCATTATCGGTCAAAAAGGTTCTAAGATTTCTTCATTAAGTGAAAGATCTTCTTGTGAAATAAATGTTCATAAGGATGATGTTCCAGgtataaaagataaagctatttttattaagtcaaaaaaaataagtaaaATTATTGACTGTATAGGTATTATTTATGATTTATTGGAAGATGTCGTAGAAAATGGAATCTTAACTATTTCTGAATTTCCAGGAGTTCcaaaaaatgatataaacaacaataatgatgatataattgataatgataatataaatgataatgatgaacataataatttcGATGATCATATTAgtgattataatattaataataatattataactaataatattcccacaaatatgaacaataataacatgATGAACATCaacaatattaataatattaataataataataatcgTATGCATCCCAATAATTCAATTAATTATagaaatatgaataatcataataataataataatccACATTATcaacataattataacaattctaatatgaacaatccaaataataattctaaatatatgaatatgaaaaaaaatgataattatatggATGATAACATGAGTattgatgataatgataactATTCTGTTCctaaagaaaaaaatcTACTCCTTCATAAATACGGTAAAGAAGTTAGTCCATGTGTTGTTCGTTTTGTTCTAGATGTAGAAACGACTGCTTGGATTATTGGAAAAGCAGGATGTCATATTAAAGAAATTCGATCTGTTACAGGAGCAGGTGCAGTCATAGTCGATGCTCCTgataatattgaaaatgTAAAAACATGTGATCGTATTTTGACTTTATCAGGTTCAGcagaaaataaatttaatgCGTTAAAACTTATTGTTAGACAAATGGAagaaagagaaaaaaatattaataatcCCATGCGTATGTTAGTACCAGGTAAAGCAGCTAGCTTTTTAATAGGAAGAAAAGGATCTattatcaaatatattactgAACAATCAGGTTCACAAATTCAAGTAGccaaaaataaagaaagtgaaaatgaaaaattagTATTAATTACAGGTTCACCAGAAGCAAAAATATTAGCATCTGTATTAGTTTTACAAAAATTAGAAGAATATGAAAACCCAGCTATAGCAAGGGAAGGTCTTGTTATTCcattaaatgatatatattataataaaaataataataataataataataataataataaatattctaatcatatgaaaaaaagtGGTAATCATAAAATGAtgcataataataaaaattctatacataataataatagtaataatagtGACGATCATTTTATGCCATCGAATTCTCTTCCTAatcatcattttcataataacgataatcatatgaattctaataattatgcatatgataatcatatacccaataaaataaatactcaccacaataataataataataataataatgatatgaaAACACCAGTTGAAAACATGTTCCTagaacaaatatataaatccTTCCCATATTCATCCCTACCTAAAATAATATCTGTTAAACAACCATATACCATCGAATTAAATATGCCTGATGTATATTTAGAAACATTCGATTctcaaaataaaaatggaaaGTCTTTAATTGACGAAATTGTTGAAAAATCGGGTTGTAATATTTCCATATGTACTGATTCAAATGATTCTTCATCTTATACATTTAATGTTTCCATAACGGGTTCACCACTAGCTAATTCATTGGCGATTCTTATGATACAATccaaaatttttaaattcgACTGgttttga